The Archangium primigenium genomic interval CGTGAAGGTGTACCTGGGGACGAGCCAGGGCCGCTCGGCCTCCGTGAGTGATGCCCAGGGCCTCGTGAAGCTGCCGGTGACGCCCCACCTGTTGCAGGAAAACCCCCTGGTGGAGGTCTTCCTGCCGGCGGGCGCCACGGGCTACGCCTTCGAGGCCGTGAAGCCGGAGTGAGCCGGGCTCAGCCGAGCTTCTCGTGGAGGAACTCGATGGAGCGCTTCCACGCCTGCTCGGCGTTCGCGGGCGAGTAGACCTCGGGCCGCCGCTCGTTGGCGAAGGCGTGGTTCGCGTCATAGCGGTGCAGGCGCGCGGGCACCTGGGCGGCCTGGAGCGTCTTCTCCAGGGCGTCCACGCGCTCGGGGGTGCACCAATCGTCCTGGGTCGCGAAGTGCCCGAGCACGGGGCAGCGGATGCGGCTCACGTCCGCCACCTGCTCGGGCGGAATGCCGTAGAAGGGCACGGCGGCCGCGAAGGTATCGTCCGTGGCCGCGGCCGCGAGCGCCAGGGCGCCGCCCATGCAGAAGCCCAGCACCGCGACGCGGGTGCCCGGGGCGCGCTGGCGCAGGGCCTCGGCGGCCTGGGCGAGCTCCCGGGCGGCCTTCTTCATGTCCAGCGCCTGCATCAACTGCAGGGCCTTGTCGGCGTCCGTGGTCACCTGGCCCTGGTAGAGGTCCGGCGCGAACGCCGTGAAGCCCTCGCGCGCCAGCCGGTCCGCCACGCCGCGCACCTGGTCCGTCAGGCCCCAGAACTCGTGGATGACCACCACGGCGCCCCGGCTCTTACCGCCCTCGGGCTCCTTCAAATACCCGGGGAACGCGTGTCCGTTCGCGCCGCTCAGCTTCGCCTCGTGTGCCATGTGTCCGCTCCGGGGGTCTGGGGTCGGGTTGCCGACGCGCACCCTAGCGGGACCGGTGCTGGACGCGGGGTGGGGTGGGGAAATCCCGTTGGGGATTGAATGAATGGCGGGGGGCCTCGTCAGAAGGAGCAAGAACGATTGGGAGGACACGACAATGGCGCTCAAGACCGGCTTCTTCGCTCTGGCTTTCTCCGCACTGCTCTTCATCCCCGTGGCCGCCCAGGCCCAGGACTTCGCCCGCGGGTCGCACCACGACGCCGCGCCGGTGACGCAGATCCAGGCTCCGGCGGGACGCGGTCGGCACCACGCGCCGCCCCCGCCCCGGCCGCACACCACGCGCCGGGATGGCCGCTACGAGCTGCGCACGGTGGAGCGTCAGGTGCCGGGCCGCTACGAGCGGGTGTGGATCCCCGAGCGCTGCCAGCCGGTGGGCCGCCGCGGCGCCCAGCGCTGTGAGCCGGGCCGCTACGAGCAGCAGTGGGTGCCGGGCTACACGGAGGCCTACCAGGAGTGGGTGTGGGTCTCCTTCCCCCGCCACCACCACGGCCGGGGCTAGCGCCCCGAGGGACATGACGGGAACGCGGGGGACGCCTCGGCTCGATGGGAGCCGGGGCGTTTCGCGTTTCTGGACGCTGGCGGGCGCGTAACTGCCGCCCGCGCGGGAGCCAGGGTAGAGTCGGCCGCGTGTCCGCCCCTGAGCCTTGCCTTGGCGTTCTCCTTGTTCCCGCGGCCTCCTCCGCGCGCGAGCCGCTCCTGTTCACGGCGGAGCGGGCCGGAGTCCGGGTGGTGGAGCGCCTGGACGAGGCCTCCATCGCGGTCGTGGATTTGACCCACCCCGGCGGCTCCGCCGCGCTCGGCGCGCTGATGGCCACCTCCCAGGGGGCCTCGCTCTCGCTGCTCGTCATGGTGGAGCCCTCCGAGTCCATCTTCCTCACCCTGGACGCCCTGCAGCCCGCGGAGGTGATGAGCGGGGGCCTGCGCTCGTGTGAGCTGGGCTGGCGGCTCAAGCGCGTCACCGAGCGCCACCACAAGCGCCAGGAGCTGTGGCGCCGTCAGCAGGACCTGTCGCTCCTGGTGGAGCTCACCGCGGACTACGCCGAGCACCTGAACGTGGAGGCGCTCCTGCACGACGTCACCCGCCGGCTCGCCGAGCGCCTGGGCATCAACCGGGCGGCGCTGGTGGTGGTGGACCGGGGCATGGAGAGCGCCCGGGTGGTGGCCGCCAGCGACACCTCGGGCACCCAGGACACCCCCCTCGAGCTGGAGCGCTACCCGGAGGTGCGCGAGGCGGTGCGCACCGGCCGCATCGTGCTCGTGGAGGATGCCTCCCACCATCCGCTGCTCGAGGGCGTGCAGAGCGAGGTGGCCGCGCGGGGCATCCATACGCTCGTGGCCCTGCCGCTGCACATCGCGGGGGAGGTGCGCGGGGTGCTGCTGCTGCGCGCCGCGGGCGGGGACCGGCGCACCTTCGCGGCCCACGAGATCGACTTCCTGCACACGGTGGCGCACGCCACGGCCGTGGCCCTGCGCAACGCCTCGCTGCTGCAACTGGTGCGCGGACAGAACGAGAAGGAGATCTCCGCGCGCATCGCCGCCGAGGCCAAGGCCGCGTCGCTGGAGACCTACCACCTCTTCTTCGCCAACCTGCGCGAGGGCGTGGCCATCCTCGATGACCGCGCGTGCGTGCTCAGCCTCAACCCCTCGGGCGAGTCCATCCTGGAGACGACGTCGGAGGCCGCCACCGGCCAGCACCTGGTGGACCTGGCCCAGCCGGTGGACGAGACGGTGTTGATGGAGCTGGTCACCTCGGCCCGGCGGGGGGAGTCGCGCTCGGACGTGGACTTGATGGTGCGCACGCCCGGGGGCCGCCGCGTCACGCTGAGCTTCTCGGCGGCGCCGCTGGAGGACGGACTGCGCGCCATCATCCTGTCCTTCCGGGACGTCACCCAGGCCCGCCACCTCGCCGACGAGCTGCGCCACACCAAGGACTTCCTCGAGCGCCTCATCGACTCCTCGGTGGACGCCATCGTCGCCGCGGACATGCAGGGCCGCATCATCCTCTTCAACAAGGGGGCCGAGGCGCTCTTCGGCTACGGCGCGCCCCAGGCGCTCGGCGGGCTGCACGTGGACACGCTCTACCCCGCGGGCGTGGCGCGGCAGATCATGCGTCAGCTGCGCGCTCCGGACTCCGGGGGCCGGGGCCGGCTCGGGGTCAACCGCCAGGAGGTCATCCACAAGGAGGGCCAGCGCGTTCCGGTGAACATGACGGCCTCCATCGTCTACGAGGGCGGCCGGGAGGTGGCCAGCGTGGGCATCTTCACCGACCTGCGCGACCGCATGGAGCTGGAGCGCAAGCTGTCGGACGTGGAGAACCGCCTGGAGGAGAGCGAGAAGAGCGCCGTCATCGTCGCCCTGGCGGGCACCGCCGCGCACGAACTCAACCAGCCGCTCACCTCGGTGATGGGCTACGCGGAGCTGCTCAAGCGCAAGCTGCGCGAGGAGGACGCCGCCTACAAGCCCGTGGACATCATCTACCGCGAGGCCGAGCGCATGGCGGAGATCGTGCGCAAGATTGGTCGCATCACCCGCTTCGAGACGAAGACCTACGTGGGCACGCAGCAGATCCTGGACCTCGACAAGGCGAGCTCTCATGACGACTGAGTCCCGCCGCTTGAGTGCCCCCTCGGAGCCGTCCGCCGAGGACTTCCGGACCTTCTTCGACCTGGTGGAGGTGCCCGCGGCGCTGTGTGACCTGGAGCTGCGCCTGCGTGCGGGCAACCCCGCCTTCACGCGCTTCTGCTTCGACCATGGCCTGTCGGTGGACCAGCTGCTCGAGGGGCTGGACCTGGCGGCGGTGCCCGATGACTGGGGCACGCGCGAGCTGGAGGTGATGCTGCCCCAGGGCGGCTCGGTGTTGGTGGAGCTGTCCCGGCGGGGCGACTGCGTGTCGGTGGTGGGCCGGCACGCGTCGGACAACATCCGGGGCCACCTGGTGATGGTGGAGCAGGCCCTGCTCGAGCAGGCGCGCACCGAGGGCGTGCTGCTGGACCTGAGCCGCAGCGTGGCGGAGGCGGGCAGCGAGGAGGAGCTGGTGGCGGCGGTGGCGCGCGGGGTCAAGGAGCTGTTTCCGGGCCGCGCCTTTTGCATCCGCATCACGGACGCGCGCACCGGCGTGCTCACGAGCCTCTACGCGGAGGGGCGGCTCAAGGAAGGCTCGCGCGAGCCGCTGGTGCTCAAGCGCAGCGCGACGGAGAAGCTGCACCTGTCGGTGGCGAGCCTGCCCGCGGGGGTGGTGGTGGCGCCCCGGGTGCCCTTGCTCTTCGAGGGCAGCGTGGACGGGGTGAGCGCGCCGCTGGTGGCGAGCGGTCAGCTCTATGGCGCCATCAACCTGGAGTACACGGCGCCCCGCCGAGGCGAGTCCACCTACTTCCAGGACGAGCGGGTGCTCGTGCAGCTGGCCAACCAGGTGGCGGTGGCGGTGAAGAACGCCAAGCTCATCGACGAGCTGACGTTCGTGCGCAAGTACCTGGAGGATCTGCTGGAGAAGGCCAACGCCCTCATCGTGGTGTCCAACCGCGAGGGGAAGATCGTGGTCTTCAACCAGGCCATCAGCCGCCTCACGGGCTTCAGCAAGGAGGAGGTGCTGGGCAAGGACGTGGGCTTCGTGGTGCACCGCGACGAGCACCTGCGCATGGGGCCCGCCCTCTGGGCGTCGCTGAGGGGCGAGCAGGTGCCCAACTTCGAGCTGCGGCTGCGCACGCGCACGGGCGAGGCGCGGGTGTCCTTCGCCACGTCCACGACGCTCACGCCCCAGGGCGAGGTGGAGGGCGTCATGGCCATTGGCCAGGACGTGACGGTGGTGGCGCAGCTCGAGCAGCGCATCATCCACGCGGAGAAGCTCGCGTCCCTGGGCCAGCTCGCCGCGAGCGTGGCGCATGAAATCAACAACCCCATGACGGCGGTGGTGACGTACGCGGACGCCATGCTCCAGCGCATGGTGCCGGTGGGCGGCGCGGCCAGTGGCGACGCGGAGAAGCTCCGGAAGATTTTGGAGAACGGCCAGCGCATCCTGCGCTTCACGCGCGACCTCACCTCCTACGCGCGGCCGTCGAAGAACAAGCCCGAACGGGTCCTGCTCAACGCGCTGCTCGACAAGGCGGTGGGCTTCTGCGAGCACGTGGTGTCGCAGACCCGGGTGTCCGTGGCGCGCGACTACGGCGAGGTGCCGCCCCTGTCCGCGGTGCCGGCCAACCTGGAGCAGGTGTTCGTCAACCTCATCACCAACGCGTGCCATGCGATGCAGCCCGGGGGGCAGATGTCCCTGCGCACCCGCGCCGAGGGCCGCGAGGCCGTGGTGTGGGTGACGGACACGGGCAGCGGCATCGACCCGGAGCACCTCTCGCGCATCTTCGAGCCCTTCTTCACCACCAAGACGGAGGGGCGGGGCACGGGCCTCGGCCTGTCCATCGTGCAGCGCATCGTGGAGAAGCACGGCGGACGGCTCGAGGTCGCGAGCGAGAAGGGCCAGGGCACCACCTTCACCGTGCGCCTGCCCCTCGCGGACTGAGTCAGGGGCTCGCTCGGCCGTCCGCTCGTGCGGGGCGTGCGGAATGCCCAACGCTCCCAGGCGTGTTCGGGCGGTCGAGCCGACCCCTCGGCCTCGGCAAGGAGCCGTCTTCGCGATGAAGCTGGGCCGGTACGAACTGGTGCGCAAGCTCGCCTCGGGTGGCATGGCGGAGGTGTTCCTCGCCCGCGCCGAGGGGCCCATGGGCTTCCAGAAGACGGTGGTGATCAAGCGCGTGCTGCCCCACCTGGCCGAGGACCCCGCCTTCACCCGCATGTTCCTGGCCGAGGCGAAGGTCGCCGCGCTGCTGGACCACCCCCACCTGGGCCAGACCTTCGACTTCGGCGAGGCGGACGGCGCCTACTTCCTCGCCATGGAGTACGTGGACGGGCTCAACCTGCGCGTGCTGCTCAAGCGGGCGCACGCGGCGGGACGGCGGCCGCCCTTCGCGCTGTGCGCCCGCATCATCGCGCAGGTGTGCGAGGGCCTCGCCCATGCCCACGGCTTCGTGGATCCCGCCACGGGCAAGCCCATGGGCCTGGTCCACCGGGACATCAGCCCCGACAACATCCTGGTGTCCTGGAGCGGCGTGGTGAAGGTGGTGGACTTCGGCGTCGTCAAGGTGTCCAGCCAGGGCGCCGGGACGGAAGCGGGGCGGCTCAAGGGCAAGGTGGCGTACATGCCGCCTGAGCAGATCCAGGGGCGTCCCCTCGACGCGCGCGCGGACCTGTTCGCCCTGGGCATGGTGTTCTACGAGCTGCTGGGGGGCCGCAAGCCCTTCGCGGCCGAGAGCGACGCGGGCCTGCTGCGCGCCATCGTCTCCCAGCCGCTCCCGCCGGTGACCACGCACCGCGCGGATGTGCCCGTCGCGCTCCAGCGCATCCTCGAGCGCGCCCTCGCCAAGGACCGGGAGGCCCGCTACGCGACGTGCCGCGAGCTGCACCAGGACCTGGAGCGCTACCTGGGGACCCAGGGAGAGCCCGTCGGGTCCTTCCAGCTCGCCCAGTGGATGGCCCCGCTGGCCGGTCCCACCGTCCGTCCCAGCACGCCCCCGGCCGAGACGCGGGTCGCGCCCGCGCCCTCCAAACCGTCCCTGACGCAGATCGCCGTGATGCCCTGGGCCGTGCCCCCGCCGCCGGAGCCACGGCCGCCCGTGCGCTCCGCCGCGCGCGTGCCCCGCGTGGCCCCGGGCCGACAGCCCCGGGCGTGGCGTCTGGCCCTGGGGGGCGTGGGCGGTCTGGCGCTGACGGGCCTGGGTCTCTGGGGCTGGCTCCACGCCGGAGGCGCCGGGCCGCGGAGCGACCGGTCCGTGCGCCCGCACGAGGCATCCCGCACGCGCGCCCTCGCGCCGCCCTCCTCCCCCGAGGGCTCCGCCGTCCCCGCGCCAGAGGCCACCCCGCTGGAGCAGGCGGGGCTGTCCTCCGAGTCCCTGGGCGAGGTCCAGGGCCGGGTGTTGCCCGGCCGGAGGTCCCGCGCGGCGGCGAGCGCCTCGGTCCGCATCGAGTCCAACCTGAGGGGTCAGGTCCGCGTGAATGGCCGGGTCTGGGGGTGGACGCCTCGGCTCGTGTGGGGTCTGCCGCCGGGCGCCGTGGACGTGGAGGTCTTCGACCCCGAGGGCGCGTTCTCCACGCGGCACACGGTGGAGCTCGGCGCGGGCCGCAATCCGCCCGTGCGCGTCACCGTGGCCAAGGGCTCCATCCTGTTCTACGTGCGGCCCGACGCCACCACCGTGCTGCTGGATGGCAAGCCCCTGGGCGTCACGCCCCTGCCGCCCATCGAGGTCTACGAGGGCACCCACGCCCTCACCTTCATCCACCCCCAGCACGGCACGCGCCGCGAGGAGCGCGCCTACCGCGTCCTGGGCAGCGCCCCCCAGGTCTACCAACTGGACCTGCGGCGCTAGCCGCGCTCACCCGCCGCGCTCAGGAGTTGGACTCGTCGTCCAGCTCGCGCGTGAACTCCTCGTTGGTGAGCAGGCCCTTGCGCGCCATGATGCGCATGAGGGCCCAGAACTTGCGTTCCAGCTCCTCCACCGGCTCCGCGGCGGTCGCCGTCCGCGTGTCGCCGAACAGCGAGTCCAGGTCCGCGCTGACGTCCCCCGTGGCGGGCCGGGACTGGCCGCGCTTGAGCCGCTGGCGCTTCTCGCGCTCCTGGATGAGCTGCTCCAGGGTGACGCGCCGGGTCATCTCCCCGGGAGGCAGCTCCTCGCCGACGATGATCTCCTCCACGTCCTCGGCGTCCGCCTCGGGGATGGCCGGCGCCAGGGGCGCGGGGGTGGGGGCGGGCCGGTGGTAGTAGCGCTGGAGGGCGGCGCGCACGGCGGACAGGGGCGCCACGCGCGCGTTCACCTTGAGTCCGGTGGTGAACTCCAACTCCTGCAGGGCTGCCGAGTCGAGCGGGTCCGCCATGGCCACCACCAGCAGCTTGCGCCCGCCGGCATTTTCCAGGGACACCGGAAACAGGTCGTGCTGCTCGCAGAAGCGCGCGCGCACCAGGTGGATGGCGCCCCAGTCCGGGGGACGGTTGTTCAGGTCCATCACCGGCACGCCCAGGGCCTCGCTCAGCGCATGGGCCAGGGTCTTCTCGGTGATGGCGCCCTGGGCCACCAGGGTCGCGCCCAGACGCTGCCGGGTGCGCTGCTGGGCCTGCAAGGCCGCGTCCAACTGGGCCACGCTGATCGCCCCCCGCTCCAGGAGCAACTCACCGATCCGCTTTCGGGCCATGGGCGCCGCCTTAGTCCTACCCCGGACGCCACGTCAAGCCCCCGACCCGGTGCGTCAAACCCTGTCCGTTCGCCATCCGACCTGCCGTGCGGCCAATGTCCAATCGCAAAATTCCCGTGAGATTTCAGCAACTAAGAGAGCAGGCCATGCCTTGACACTATTCAAGAGCCGTTCCTAAAGTCCGGCGTCCATGAATGCCAATCCCGGCCAGGGCCCCGTGCGGAAGGTCGCAGGGGGGCTGCCCGGATGGTGAAGACCCGCCATGCCGGGTCCGCCCCTTTTTGGAGGCCATAAGCGATGAACCTGGGTTTCGTGACGAATCTGACCATCCTCGCCAACACCGGCCACGGTGCGGAGCGCTCGTTTTTCGAGGAAGTGGCCAAGCGCTGGGAGGCGGGTCAGTGGGGTATGTACCCCATCGCCGTCTGCCTGGTGTTCGCGCTGGCCATCATGATCGAGCGCGGCATCGTGCTCTTCGGCAAGGCGTCCATCAACAAGGACGCGTTCCTGCGCGGCCTCAAGAAGCACATCTACGCGGGTGACCTGGACAAGGCCATCAACTACGTGTCCGGCCAGAAGAAGACCCCGCTGACGGAGGTCATCAAGGCGGGCCTCATGAACGTGCCCAAGGGCGAGGAGGAGGTCCAGGCGGCGCTCGACGAGGCCAGCCTGCGCGAGACGCCCCGCATCGAGGCGCGCACGGGCTACCTGGCCATGCTCGGCAACGCGGCGATGCTCGCCGGTCTGCTCGGAACGGTGTCCGGTCTGATCGCCTGCTTCGAGGCGGTGGCGAACGTGAACCCGGCCGACAAGGCGACCATTCTCGCCAACGGCATCTCGGAAGCCATGAACTGCACGGGCTTCGGGCTGCTCACGGCGATCCCCGCCGTCGTGGCCTTCTCCATCCTCTCCGGCCGCGCCACGTCCATCGTGAACGACATCAACGAGACGAGCGTCGCGGTGCTCAACCTGATCGTCAACAACCGCGACAAGTTCAAGAACGCCACCGTCGCGGTGTCGGCGGGCCGGGACGAAGAGTAGTTCTCCTCTCACGAGAACCAGAACAGGGGGCGCGGTGTCTGTCGCGGTAGCGCGCCCCCTCTTGAAAGGAGAGCCCCATGGCCGGCGGAATGGACCTGGGGGGAGGCAAAGGCAAGAAGTCGCTCGACGTTGCCATCAACCTCACCCCCTTTATCGACCTGATGGCGGTGACCATCAGCTTCCTCATCATGACGGCGGTCTGGACACAGATCGGCCGCCTCCAGGTGGCGCAGGCCGGAGGCCCCGCCACCGAGGAGGAGCAGAAGCAGGAGGAGCAGACCAAGACGGTCCTGCTCACCCTGTTCGTGACCCCCACGGAGCTCAAGCTCGTGGCGGACCAGAGTGATTATCCGGCCATCGAGGCCAAGCGTGGGGCCAACGGCAAGCTGGACCTGGCGCCGTTGCTCCTGCGCTTCAAGGAAATCAAGTCGACGTTCCCGGATCAGTCGGCCATCACGCTGCAGACCGACGACAAGGTCCGCTACGAGGACCTGGTCCGGATCATCGATCAATGCATCGGCGCGGGACTGCCCCAGGTCTCCGTGTCCGCCATCGTGGGCGTATAGGAAGGCGGACGCATGGCCATCAAGGCTCCCGGAAAGCGCTATTGCAAGCGGCTGCAGCACTCCAAGGTGTTCGGCCACGGCACGCATGGGCACAAGAGCGGCAACGCCGACGTGCTCATCACCCCGCTGGTGGACATGTTCGTGATCATCGTGCTCTTCCTCATCGCCAACTTCTCGGCGACGGGCGAGGTGCTGATGATGACCAAGGACATCCAGCTGCCCGAGGCGGTCAACGTCAAGGAAGTGGAGATGAACCCGGTCGTCATGGTGTCCGGCGACGAGGTCTCCATTTCCGGCAACGTGGTGGGCCGCGTGCAGGACCTGGTCAAGGAGGAGTACCTCAACATTCCCGCGCTGGAGGAGAAGCTGCGGGACATGAAGAAGCAGTTCGAGGACCTCCACGCCATGGCCGACGGCAACACCAACGCCTTCAAGGGTGACGTGAACATCCAGGGTCACAAGGACGTGGAGTTCTCCATCATCAAGCGCGTGATGTTCAGCTGCGCCAGCGCGGGCTACAACAACATCAACTTCGCCACGCTGCAGAAGGGCGAGGCCGGCGCGCCGGGTGAGTCCACCGCGGCCGCCACCCCGTAGCCGTCACCGGCCCCCAGGGTCCGGAAAAATCACCGCGCCCCGTGCCTCGGACTTGTCCGGGCCGGGGCGTTGGTGTTTGCGGGGAGGCATGACCCTGCCTCCTCGCGCCGCGATCTTCGATCTGGATGGAACGCTGCTGGACTCGCTGCACGACATCGGCGCGGCGCTCAACCACGCGCTCGTCACGCACGGCCTGCCCCCGCATCCGCTCGAGGCCTGCCGCTCGTTCGTGGGCGAGGGCGTGAGCGTGCTCGTGTCCCGGGCGCTGCCGCCGGGCCGGGAGGACGCGCACGCGGCCGTGGTCGCCTCCTACCGCGCCCGCTACGCCGAGCACATGCTCGACCACACCCGCCCCTTCGTCGGCATCCCCGAGCTGCTCGCCCGGCTCCAGGCCGAGGGGGTGAAGCTGGCCGTGTTGAGCAACAAGCCCGACGCGGCCACCCGCGCGCTCGTGACCGCGCTGTTTCCCCAGGTGCCCTTCGCGGCGGTGTACGGCGAGCGCGCGGGCGTGCCGCGCAAGCCCGATCCCACCGCGGCGCTCGGCGTGGCGGCGGAGCTGGGCGTGGCGCCCGCTGAATGCGCGTTCATCGGGGACACGGCGGTGGACGTGGACACCGCGCGCGCCGCGGGCATGGTGGCGGTGGGCGTGAGCTGGGGTTTCCGGGACGCCGAGGAGCTCGTGTCGCATGGTGCACAGGTGGTCGCCCCCACGGTCCAGGCGCTGCTCGGCGCCCTCGTGCCCGCTGTGTTGGATAGATGAACAGCAATTCACGTTTCACGTTTTCTCAGACGCATCGGCCCGGTTAACATGGACTGACCGCGCGAGCGTCCAATCGCTGGCGTATGTGGGGGGGCTCCGCCATTTCGACGCAAGCACAGTCGCTCGACCGCCCTGGCGCCTCCGGGCCGGGTGAACTCGCCGAGGTGCTCGCGCTCGCGCTCGTGTATCTCGCGTCCACGTGGCTGAGCCTGACGCAGGCGGCCCTGTCCGGCGGGGCGAGCGTGGTCTGCGTCTCCGCGGGCGTGGCGCTCGCGGGCCTGTACCGCCTGGGGCCCGCGCGCTGGCCCGCCCTCTTCGTGGCCTCCGTGCTCGTCCAGGCGGTGTCCTCGTCCCTGTCGCCCGCCGCGGTGCTCCTCGTCGCCACGGGCGACACCCTGTCGGCGCTCCTGGGCGCCTGGTTGTTGAAGCGGTGGGGGTTCTCCGCCGCGCTCTCCCGCGTCCGGGACGTGTGGGGCCTGGCCCTGGTCGCCGCCGCGAGCCCCTCGGTGGGCGTGTTGGGCGGGGTGCTCGGCGGGGTGTTGAGCGGCGCGCTCGGCGCCTCCGGCGGCTGGGCCGCGGGGGGCATGGCCCTGGGGGTCGAGTGGCTGGGGCGGACGCTGGGGGTGCTCGGCGTGGGCTCGGTGTTGATGTGGTGCGCCCAGCGTCGGCCGGAGCCCTCGGGTCGCGAGGGACTGGTGCTCGCGTTCATCACCTTCGCCATGTGCGGCGGCGCGCTGCTCGCCCGTTCCCAGACGCCCGTCTACCTGTCCACGTGGGTGTTCTTCCTGCTGCCCGTGGGGGTCTGGGTGGCCTGGCGGTTTGGCTCCCGGCTGGCGGCGTGCTGCCTCGTGCTGTTCGCGGGGGCCTCCGCGTGGACGCGGGTGCCCGAGCCCGCCGCGGTGTTCACCAGCGTGGCGGGGGCGGGCAGGCTGCTCGAGCCCCGGCTCTTCCTCGTCATCGCCGCCTTCGGGGGCCTGCTGCTGCTGGCGGCCCGCGCCGAGCGGGGCCTGTCCCATACCCAGCTGGAAGTGCTCACCACCGCGCTCAAGGGCGTGCAGGAGGGCGTGCTCGTCGCCGAGCAGCTCCCGGGGCGCGAGCCCCGGCTCGTGTTCGCCAATGCCTCCCTGCTGGAGATGGGCGGCTGGCGCATCGAGGAGCTCCTGGGCCAATCGCCCTTCGCGCTCTGGGGGGACACGCTGGACCCCGCGCTGCGCGAGCGCCTGGCGGACGCGCTGCGCGAGCGCACGCCCCTGCAGGCCGAGGTGGTGATGACCCACCGCGATGGCTCGCGGGTGTACAGCCAGATGCAGCTGTCGTTCGTGCGGTCCGCGGGGGGCGCCAGCACCTTCCTCGTGTCCACCCACCGCGACATCACCACGCAGAAGCGGCTGCAGGCGCAGCTCGTCTCGGCCGAGCGCATCGCCGCGGTGGGCACGCTCGCCGCGGGCGTGGGACACGAAATCAACAACCCCCTGGCCTACCTGCTGCTGAACCTGGAGGGCGCCATGCGCAGTCTCAAGAAAGGCCCCGAGCACATGATGGAGGCGAGAACCCGTCTGGAGTGTGTCCGCGAGGGCGCCGAGCGGATCCGGGTCATCGCCCGGGACCTGAAGGTCTTCAGCCGGCAGGAAGGTGAGGAGCGGGAGATGCTGGACGTCAATGAGGTCGTGGTGCCCGCGCTGCGCATGGCGGCGCATGCCGTGCGGGCCCGGGCCCGGCTGGTGGAGGACTTCGGCTCGCCGCCCCTGGTGTCCGCCAATGAGTCCCGGCTCGGGCAGGTGCTGCTCAACCTCCTCGTCAACGCCCTGCAGTCCATCCCCGAGGGCCACCCCGATCGGCACGAGGTGCGCGTGCGCACGGGCGTGGACTCGCTCGGCCGCGCCCTGGTGGAGATCTCCGACACGGGCTGCGGCATGGCCCCCCATGTCCTCGAGCGCATCTTCGATCCCTTCTTCACCACGAAGCCCTCGGGGGAGGGCACCGGCCTGGGACTCGCCATCTGCCAGCAGATCGTCCAGTCCCACGGCGGCGAGCTCCAGGTGCGCAGCGAGCAGGGCAAGGGCAGCGTCTTCACGCTCGTGCTGCCCGCGGCCCCGCCCACGGACATGGTGGCCCCGGAGGCCGACGAGGCGGCGGCCCACGTGGCCGAGTCCCCGCGGCGCCGGCGCATCCTCGTCATCGACGACGAGCCGCGCCTGGC includes:
- a CDS encoding general secretion pathway protein GspE, with the translated sequence MARKRIGELLLERGAISVAQLDAALQAQQRTRQRLGATLVAQGAITEKTLAHALSEALGVPVMDLNNRPPDWGAIHLVRARFCEQHDLFPVSLENAGGRKLLVVAMADPLDSAALQELEFTTGLKVNARVAPLSAVRAALQRYYHRPAPTPAPLAPAIPEADAEDVEEIIVGEELPPGEMTRRVTLEQLIQEREKRQRLKRGQSRPATGDVSADLDSLFGDTRTATAAEPVEELERKFWALMRIMARKGLLTNEEFTRELDDESNS
- a CDS encoding sensor histidine kinase; protein product: MTTESRRLSAPSEPSAEDFRTFFDLVEVPAALCDLELRLRAGNPAFTRFCFDHGLSVDQLLEGLDLAAVPDDWGTRELEVMLPQGGSVLVELSRRGDCVSVVGRHASDNIRGHLVMVEQALLEQARTEGVLLDLSRSVAEAGSEEELVAAVARGVKELFPGRAFCIRITDARTGVLTSLYAEGRLKEGSREPLVLKRSATEKLHLSVASLPAGVVVAPRVPLLFEGSVDGVSAPLVASGQLYGAINLEYTAPRRGESTYFQDERVLVQLANQVAVAVKNAKLIDELTFVRKYLEDLLEKANALIVVSNREGKIVVFNQAISRLTGFSKEEVLGKDVGFVVHRDEHLRMGPALWASLRGEQVPNFELRLRTRTGEARVSFATSTTLTPQGEVEGVMAIGQDVTVVAQLEQRIIHAEKLASLGQLAASVAHEINNPMTAVVTYADAMLQRMVPVGGAASGDAEKLRKILENGQRILRFTRDLTSYARPSKNKPERVLLNALLDKAVGFCEHVVSQTRVSVARDYGEVPPLSAVPANLEQVFVNLITNACHAMQPGGQMSLRTRAEGREAVVWVTDTGSGIDPEHLSRIFEPFFTTKTEGRGTGLGLSIVQRIVEKHGGRLEVASEKGQGTTFTVRLPLAD
- a CDS encoding serine/threonine protein kinase, which translates into the protein MKLGRYELVRKLASGGMAEVFLARAEGPMGFQKTVVIKRVLPHLAEDPAFTRMFLAEAKVAALLDHPHLGQTFDFGEADGAYFLAMEYVDGLNLRVLLKRAHAAGRRPPFALCARIIAQVCEGLAHAHGFVDPATGKPMGLVHRDISPDNILVSWSGVVKVVDFGVVKVSSQGAGTEAGRLKGKVAYMPPEQIQGRPLDARADLFALGMVFYELLGGRKPFAAESDAGLLRAIVSQPLPPVTTHRADVPVALQRILERALAKDREARYATCRELHQDLERYLGTQGEPVGSFQLAQWMAPLAGPTVRPSTPPAETRVAPAPSKPSLTQIAVMPWAVPPPPEPRPPVRSAARVPRVAPGRQPRAWRLALGGVGGLALTGLGLWGWLHAGGAGPRSDRSVRPHEASRTRALAPPSSPEGSAVPAPEATPLEQAGLSSESLGEVQGRVLPGRRSRAAASASVRIESNLRGQVRVNGRVWGWTPRLVWGLPPGAVDVEVFDPEGAFSTRHTVELGAGRNPPVRVTVAKGSILFYVRPDATTVLLDGKPLGVTPLPPIEVYEGTHALTFIHPQHGTRREERAYRVLGSAPQVYQLDLRR
- a CDS encoding PAS domain S-box protein, producing the protein MSAPEPCLGVLLVPAASSAREPLLFTAERAGVRVVERLDEASIAVVDLTHPGGSAALGALMATSQGASLSLLVMVEPSESIFLTLDALQPAEVMSGGLRSCELGWRLKRVTERHHKRQELWRRQQDLSLLVELTADYAEHLNVEALLHDVTRRLAERLGINRAALVVVDRGMESARVVAASDTSGTQDTPLELERYPEVREAVRTGRIVLVEDASHHPLLEGVQSEVAARGIHTLVALPLHIAGEVRGVLLLRAAGGDRRTFAAHEIDFLHTVAHATAVALRNASLLQLVRGQNEKEISARIAAEAKAASLETYHLFFANLREGVAILDDRACVLSLNPSGESILETTSEAATGQHLVDLAQPVDETVLMELVTSARRGESRSDVDLMVRTPGGRRVTLSFSAAPLEDGLRAIILSFRDVTQARHLADELRHTKDFLERLIDSSVDAIVAADMQGRIILFNKGAEALFGYGAPQALGGLHVDTLYPAGVARQIMRQLRAPDSGGRGRLGVNRQEVIHKEGQRVPVNMTASIVYEGGREVASVGIFTDLRDRMELERKLSDVENRLEESEKSAVIVALAGTAAHELNQPLTSVMGYAELLKRKLREEDAAYKPVDIIYREAERMAEIVRKIGRITRFETKTYVGTQQILDLDKASSHDD
- a CDS encoding dienelactone hydrolase family protein gives rise to the protein MAHEAKLSGANGHAFPGYLKEPEGGKSRGAVVVIHEFWGLTDQVRGVADRLAREGFTAFAPDLYQGQVTTDADKALQLMQALDMKKAARELAQAAEALRQRAPGTRVAVLGFCMGGALALAAAATDDTFAAAVPFYGIPPEQVADVSRIRCPVLGHFATQDDWCTPERVDALEKTLQAAQVPARLHRYDANHAFANERRPEVYSPANAEQAWKRSIEFLHEKLG